In Acropora muricata isolate sample 2 chromosome 13, ASM3666990v1, whole genome shotgun sequence, the DNA window ATACGCAACAACGTCAGCAAAGATAGATCTTTCCAGCGATACCTCGTTTTGGATATTCTGACTAATCCTGACAGAGTTACACTCACAAAAATGGTaacattttggggaaaaatccACTGCCAATTTCGCTGTTTACATACTACTCGTTGAATATTAAATTTGTCCCTTTCCTAAAACGTTAGCCAGGCACAATTTCATTCAAAAGAAAGACGATAAAGTGAGCAACCAAACCGCCAATGAAGAAGGGGAAAAACGAGAGCgaaaaattttggcttttacGCATgcgtgaaaaacaaaaaaagctgtTTAATTACGTAAGGTTAGTCCGAAAATATGCCTTTTTTCTTGTAAAACTCGTTTTTAGTCATTCTTATGATAATTTTGCGGAAAACTAGTGCAAATGATAGTGCAAAGAAGAGGAATTGGTGAAAAATGTGGTTTTTTCGCCCCGGCTCGCCGGTCGTCACCAAAGGGTTAACTGTCTTTTCGGGGTGTTAAAGTGCGATAAAATTGTCTTCAAAACAAGTCTTTGATCCATCGGTGGGGAAAGTGCCAAATAAATTGTGCCAAAGTGCCAATAAGTGTGGGTTTGCCTCGGAGTAAATAAATTCAAAGGTAGATTTCAGGGGGGGATAGCAAGGTTTTGACGATAAAAGCTGACCTGAAACGTACTTCAGACACAGTAACTAGTAATTTAAAAAGCAGCCTTTGCGCAAAATCGTTTTGAAACAATCCTAGAAAAAACCTTACGGGGTGGCATTCGGCTTCCTATCCCCCCCGCCCCCGCGTGGTATTCTATGCCCGAAgataaaaaaaacgtttttattaTTCATTGCAATGAGTCGATAATCACTGACGTTTCAgttgttttgctttaaatttATCTTATTTCTTCAGGTACGATGATTGCCATGAATGTTGTTGCTCTTTTCCTTGCACTGACTACAACCGTCTGTGCCTACCCTGGCGTACCGAGCAAGATAGGTGACCTGATTGACAAGTGGGCTCCGTTGGTAAAGCTTGCAAAGAATGAACCTTGGAAACCATCAAGTGTTGACTACTTCTTGTCTCATTGTAAGCTGGAAGGATGCACTAGCGGGCTAACAAGCTCGAGCCTCGAGAGGTGCGACAGGAACAGTTTCATCGTTACCAAAGATAGAATTAGTTGCCCTTCCTGCACCGAGCCTGCTGTTCTTCGTGGTCAGGACCCAAGCAGCCCAAATAATGCCGTGCCAACATACGTCATTTATCGAGAGCATAACAATTTCTTGGAAATCGCCTACCGGATGTTCTTCCCGTACAATCGCGGGAAGCGGGTCTGCGTTGGACTTTATAGTGGATGTCCGCCATGCTCGAAGATTTGGGGCAGGTGCCCTTGTCCATCAGGTTGCATTGGAGGATATTCAACATTTGGGCACCACGTTGGAGACTGGGAGAAAGTTTATGTTCGTTTCCGAAAAGTCAACAGTGACTACCAGATCTACTCCATTTACCTGTCGATGCATGGTAGCGCAATTACAAAACAGTTTGGAGGCGAGTTTCTCTGGCAAGGTGGCCAATTCAAGAAGGGGGATAGAACGCTAGGCATGTATGGTGGTACTCACGCAATAGTTTACTGTGCCGCGGGTTCACATGGGATGTGGCCGGATACTGGACGACACGTTTACATGACGCTTCCAAACAAAGACACCCTTATAGATGAGGCTAGCAGCGGTATCAGTTGGCACACCTGGAAAAATTTGAAGCCAGTCCAGTACGATTCTACTGGCCAATACAGCGGGGAATTTAAGTTCCTGGGGTTTCAAGGCCGGTGGGGAAACAAGAAAGAAGGATGCGGTATCTTAGACTGGGACGTCTTAGAAGATCTCGTTGGTGAGTGTATGCTCAACAACGGCCCAACAGGTCCTTCTGGCTGGCCTAAGGTTTAAATAGCTCTAATGGTGGTTTTCCTGGTTACCAGTACTAAAGTTAATGACATGATAAATTGTACCCTAGGATGGTTTGGGAATAAGAAAAATTGTACTGAATTATTAAGAAATAATGTTTAATCACAAGTGTCATAGCACCTAAGAGACTATTCCAAATAAATGTACTGAAAAATGAAGCTGACTTTTTGGTGTTATTGTAGTCTCGGGAGTAGGGAGGGTGGTACAGTGGACCTCCGCCTTGCGATCAGCTTGTTTATACGACCACCTCGTTTTAATAGGGACCTTTTGACTTGATTTttgatttagtccattttactgggcagaatttgttgcccagagggaaaagGCACAataggacttcaaggtcccttacaaggtgccccacctcacccaccatttacatacgaaagacagccacagcaccgggatcaccctactcttatacgaatagtgcgtgggttctttaacgtcccacagaattatcaacattcaaggaattgtgagacgggacctccggcttatcgtccttatccgagaagattagaaagtctaaccatatgtagatgaaattacaaaggcagcacttttcgcCTCAGTTATTTacagaccctgagtgttggtccggtcggagtctcgaactcacgacctcccgcgtcacagcacGGTGCATAACCAAGTGAACAACCGGTGCGCGGTGCAAGGGCGACGACGACGGCAGTGAGAACGTCGGTAAAACAATGAACTTGCATTCTTTCAAACTTAACCGCGTGTCGCCTAAAGCGAGCACCACACAGACCACACAGCTTCGAAATTAAAAGAATTGTATTTCTAGCAAAACTTTCACATCCAAAATATGGCGAttaaaaccagaaaaaaaaacaacagcacgAGTTCTTGATTCACGTCATCATCACGTAACCACAATTCTAGATACGTAAAGCGTACAAACTGAACTAAATGTTATTTGAACTAGAACAATGTAGTTATAGCCGCGACACCGCGTCTATTTGGACCCACTCAAATGTCAAATGCAGGTGACTTGTCCTCCATAAAACGTCAAATTAGGCGGTTTCACGTCGTAGTCGTGCAGTGGACGTCAAAGAAATGTGCTAAAAAGCGTGACGCACGTGCTTAGCTGTTGTTTTGgtcattaaggacggtgcctactaattaaagatattttttccccggtgtgtgattatgcaggaactgtagatcttaacaagtcctattgaaatccaaaaaggaaattgggggtaaccacgcgtttttcaaagataattcatgaataatatctgtaaaaagctttaaaatacaaagcaatgttaTACTGGTTAACTGTTAAGAACCGTATCATCTTTAAGATTCTCTTAATTACGTTTAAGGCTTTACATGGGTTAGCTCCGGGCTATCTCTCTGATTTAATTACTCCGTACAGGCCATCACGCTCTTTAAGGTCTATGGTCGCCAACATACTCATATTACCTAAGTGCAGAACTAAAACACATGGAGAAAGAGCTTTCGCCGTAGCTGGCCCAACGCCTTGGAACTCATTGCCCCAATTTATGCGGGAATTAACATCTGTCAATCAATTCAAAGCTCAtctaaaaacttatcttttcgATAAGTAACAActacaatctttttttttcttcatcattGTAATTGTATTGTAATTTAGATCAACTGTATAGAAATTTGTATATAgttatcaattttttcattatttctatCTAGTATTGTAAGAGCGCCGAGGCGTAGCGAGGCGCCCCAaaaactgtaattattattattattattaatgtatggcgttctttctcaaattgaagcttaattatctctcaaaaatgcatggttacccccaattttctttttggataccaagagtacttactaagacctacttacTCCAGAAAGTTTtaaaaccgcgcaaaaatatccctgtattagcaagcattggcgataggaaatccgagtatctgaagatgcgcagaacgtatgcacaataacaatagtaggcaccgtccttaaacctATTGTTGTTTAGCCTTGTTTTGAAGTCGTCGTTAGGGAAAAACACAGAATCATTTTAGTATTTTGAAGAGGCTGTTTATGCGACCACCTGACTATTACGAGCTGGATTTTATCGTCCAGCAGTGTTCGCGTTAATGTTCCTGTTCTCAGTGATTCAGGTGAAAAGAAAGATGACCCTTATTCGAATTGGGACGTAACTGCAAATCCAATTGTGTTCCTAGCTATACGGTGTCTCCTTCTTGACATAATGTGCTTCTTTTTGGAAGAGGGAGGAGCCCAGTCTTCGTATGTACCATGGAAGCAAAGAAGAGAGACTGCCGACCCTAAAGCCATCTAAACCAACCCTAGGCTTTTTGTACCGGTAATACTGACTTTGAAGCTACTATAAGCCATGAAGTCACTGAGATTATATGAAAGGAGTCCATGTCTTAGTCCTCACGCGGTCGAGACAAGAGAGAGTGCCCAGAAACGTGCCTGAGTCTGCAGCCTCCCCACCCCTTCTCTTGAACtcaaagaaaaatggcgcaca includes these proteins:
- the LOC136896256 gene encoding uncharacterized protein, coding for MIAMNVVALFLALTTTVCAYPGVPSKIGDLIDKWAPLVKLAKNEPWKPSSVDYFLSHCKLEGCTSGLTSSSLERCDRNSFIVTKDRISCPSCTEPAVLRGQDPSSPNNAVPTYVIYREHNNFLEIAYRMFFPYNRGKRVCVGLYSGCPPCSKIWGRCPCPSGCIGGYSTFGHHVGDWEKVYVRFRKVNSDYQIYSIYLSMHGSAITKQFGGEFLWQGGQFKKGDRTLGMYGGTHAIVYCAAGSHGMWPDTGRHVYMTLPNKDTLIDEASSGISWHTWKNLKPVQYDSTGQYSGEFKFLGFQGRWGNKKEGCGILDWDVLEDLVGECMLNNGPTGPSGWPKV